In Fibrobacter sp. UWB15, one genomic interval encodes:
- a CDS encoding DUF1349 domain-containing protein, which produces MKWVREPRNYSINQECVEIVTAPHTDLWQRTYYHFRNDNAPVLQIETEEKFFSFVAKTDFSESRHRFDQCGVALYLDSENWLKASVEYENEKFQHLGSVVTNRGYSDWATTAIPADVKSMWYRLSRREDDYCIECSRDGVQFSQMRICHMLEGAGKIRFGIYACSPENSSFTARFTDMQVTECAWKAHDGQQPDA; this is translated from the coding sequence ATGAAATGGGTCAGGGAACCCCGGAACTACAGCATCAATCAGGAATGCGTCGAAATTGTGACCGCCCCGCATACGGACCTTTGGCAAAGGACCTACTATCATTTCAGAAACGATAACGCTCCGGTTCTGCAGATTGAAACAGAAGAAAAGTTCTTTTCCTTTGTCGCCAAAACCGATTTTTCCGAAAGTCGTCATCGCTTCGACCAGTGCGGGGTGGCGCTGTATCTGGATTCGGAAAATTGGCTCAAGGCGTCGGTCGAATATGAGAATGAAAAATTTCAGCACCTGGGTTCTGTCGTGACAAACCGCGGGTATTCAGACTGGGCGACGACCGCGATTCCTGCAGACGTAAAATCCATGTGGTATAGGCTCAGCAGGCGCGAAGATGACTACTGCATAGAATGTTCTCGAGACGGGGTGCAGTTTTCTCAAATGCGGATTTGCCACATGCTCGAAGGAGCCGGAAAAATTCGGTTTGGCATATATGCATGCAGCCCGGAAAATTCCAGCTTCACGGCTCGATTTACGGATATGCAAGTGACGGAATGCGCATGGAAAGCGCACGACGGCCAACAACCGGATGCATAA
- a CDS encoding TIGR03905 family TSCPD domain-containing protein, which translates to MEETFKTRGVCATTIQFTRDGDKIRNIRFTGGCNGNLKAIAKLCEGMSAEDIAAKLLGNTCGGKPTSCADQLARAVLGKEA; encoded by the coding sequence ATGGAAGAGACTTTCAAGACCAGAGGCGTTTGCGCGACAACGATCCAGTTTACGCGCGACGGAGACAAAATCAGGAACATCCGCTTTACGGGCGGATGCAACGGAAACTTGAAGGCAATCGCGAAGCTCTGCGAAGGCATGAGCGCCGAAGATATCGCGGCGAAGCTCTTGGGCAACACCTGCGGCGGGAAGCCCACATCGTGCGCCGACCAGCTCGCCCGCGCCGTGCTCGGGAAAGAAGCGTAA
- a CDS encoding T9SS type A sorting domain-containing protein: MHKIIVSIIALLAMTQTVIAQFNTHISHRLISGKSVQTVKAGDFIEPVVYEITELNRVYDFYINYPVNTTVKTLGLKLDCGTLPSSKAECTISGRIPANTPGHEYEMSFTAAGNYAHEYLQITTGINVTPLNEQVEHISGSLDQTVTASDEIEPIVFGYTELLKANLSGVPEGISAKIDDESAIITISGATGQDHPDGDFNYRLAAYITEKDSIVFNGTISVKHKKFTTTLVAIENETQDVVAGNAIKPIVFRYAHMQKATVDGILEGFEVNQDKEKDLVIITGTVPQDIGDHVLTITVTAQGNDNNAEAKASVNISANPDYSSSSVSSSSEVSPSSSSVASSSSAAESSSSEAAESSSSEHTTAIYVVQNVFNVSFVNNELSVTLASVPSANLQIFDMMGHLLETLDIGASTTINLGHLPRGTLLLRIYGQGFAETRQIVVK, translated from the coding sequence ATGCATAAGATTATTGTTTCCATAATTGCCCTATTGGCTATGACGCAAACCGTCATAGCCCAATTCAATACTCACATAAGCCATAGGCTCATCAGCGGAAAGTCGGTGCAGACGGTAAAAGCGGGAGACTTCATCGAACCTGTCGTTTACGAAATTACGGAACTCAATCGAGTTTATGATTTTTATATCAATTACCCGGTAAATACAACGGTCAAGACGCTGGGACTGAAACTGGATTGCGGTACACTGCCAAGCAGTAAAGCCGAGTGCACCATATCCGGTCGCATTCCGGCTAACACCCCCGGGCACGAATACGAAATGTCATTTACCGCAGCTGGGAATTATGCCCATGAATACCTGCAAATCACAACCGGTATAAACGTCACTCCGTTAAATGAACAAGTGGAGCATATCAGCGGAAGCCTTGACCAAACAGTTACCGCAAGCGATGAGATTGAACCCATTGTGTTCGGTTATACAGAATTGCTTAAAGCAAATCTTTCTGGCGTGCCTGAGGGAATTTCGGCAAAAATAGACGACGAATCTGCTATAATTACAATTTCGGGTGCCACGGGCCAGGACCATCCCGATGGCGATTTTAATTATAGACTAGCAGCCTACATTACGGAAAAAGATTCCATCGTCTTTAACGGCACAATTTCTGTCAAACACAAAAAGTTCACAACGACGTTAGTCGCTATCGAAAACGAAACGCAAGATGTCGTTGCAGGCAACGCGATCAAACCGATCGTGTTCAGGTATGCCCACATGCAGAAAGCGACCGTTGATGGGATTCTCGAAGGCTTCGAAGTCAATCAGGATAAAGAAAAGGATCTCGTCATTATCACGGGAACCGTTCCTCAAGATATCGGTGACCATGTGCTGACCATAACCGTAACCGCACAAGGCAACGACAATAACGCCGAGGCTAAAGCCTCCGTCAACATTTCGGCAAATCCCGACTATTCTTCTAGCTCTGTCTCTAGCAGCAGCGAAGTTTCCCCAAGTTCGTCTTCTGTAGCATCAAGCAGCAGCGCCGCGGAGTCTAGTAGTAGTGAAGCTGCCGAAAGTTCTTCAAGCGAACATACGACTGCGATTTATGTTGTGCAAAATGTGTTCAATGTAAGTTTCGTGAACAACGAATTGAGCGTCACTCTTGCAAGCGTGCCCAGTGCGAACTTGCAGATATTCGACATGATGGGCCACCTGCTCGAAACCCTTGATATAGGCGCTTCGACTACAATCAACCTCGGCCACCTGCCGCGCGGCACACTCCTCCTTAGAATTTATGGCCAGGGTTTTGCCGAAACAAGGCAGATTGTTGTCAAGTAA
- a CDS encoding Fic family protein has product MISPYLKIAADNNKELLSFRPIPKDTLKSLREFYRVGLTYTSNALEGNSLTETETKVVIEDGLTINGKPLRDVYEAVGHAKAYDHIHKLAKNKTLEESDILMLHRLFYQQIDADKAGIYRKVPVVISGSRYPVTPHLKIRAEMKKFVAWFNKNESRMNPVEFAAQVHKKFVFIHPFVDGNGRVARLLMNLALLRGEYTIALIPAIRRMEYVSALETAHIDDKVFVNFIADCVVATQADLLRLLRNNLKQKKGAVRHRETGENLSERILAEIRVNPGINTPALASMLNLSLRTTQRQLQALTVSGKVEFRGARKNGGYYLDG; this is encoded by the coding sequence ATGATTTCGCCGTATTTGAAAATTGCTGCCGATAACAATAAGGAACTTCTGTCGTTCCGCCCGATTCCCAAGGACACGCTCAAGTCCCTGCGGGAATTCTACCGCGTGGGACTCACTTACACGAGTAACGCCCTCGAGGGCAACAGCCTCACCGAAACCGAGACCAAGGTCGTTATCGAGGATGGACTCACCATCAACGGGAAACCTCTGCGTGACGTGTACGAAGCCGTTGGACATGCCAAGGCGTACGATCATATTCACAAACTCGCAAAAAACAAGACTCTCGAAGAATCGGACATACTGATGCTGCATCGGCTGTTTTACCAGCAGATAGATGCGGACAAGGCCGGTATTTATCGCAAGGTGCCCGTCGTAATTAGCGGGAGCCGTTACCCCGTTACGCCGCACTTGAAAATTCGTGCCGAGATGAAGAAGTTCGTCGCGTGGTTCAACAAGAACGAATCCAGGATGAATCCCGTGGAATTCGCCGCGCAGGTTCACAAAAAGTTCGTGTTCATTCATCCCTTTGTCGATGGCAATGGACGCGTGGCGCGATTGCTGATGAACCTTGCGCTGCTTCGCGGCGAGTACACCATTGCGCTGATTCCTGCCATTAGGCGCATGGAATACGTGTCGGCCCTAGAGACGGCGCACATCGATGACAAGGTTTTTGTCAATTTTATCGCCGATTGCGTCGTTGCGACACAGGCAGACCTGTTGCGACTGCTGCGGAACAACCTTAAACAGAAAAAAGGTGCCGTACGCCACCGCGAAACAGGTGAAAACCTCTCCGAACGAATCCTCGCCGAAATCCGGGTGAACCCAGGGATCAATACACCTGCGCTGGCCTCGATGCTCAACCTCTCCCTGCGAACAACTCAGCGTCAGTTGCAAGCTTTGACCGTATCGGGCAAAGTTGAATTTAGGGGTGCTCGGAAGAACGGTGGGTATTATTTGGATGGGTGA
- a CDS encoding zinc ribbon domain-containing protein, which yields MEMKFCQSCGMPLTPEILGTNADGSKNEEYCIYCYKDGAFTGDFDMEQMVEFCSQFVDEFNKNTGKSLTREEYKAELRKYFPTLKRWRLPADQLPHATSPMKQKFIEEVNALGIKDMPKIDNLFVLQGSFINQEYKINGNSVKLLDDNASYWGNQVEKQNAEGRCFGIACDERYILVSEYGKNGADAEIVVFKKR from the coding sequence ATGGAAATGAAGTTTTGTCAGAGCTGCGGCATGCCGCTCACACCGGAAATCTTGGGCACTAACGCCGATGGCAGCAAGAACGAAGAATACTGCATCTACTGCTACAAAGACGGTGCATTCACCGGCGACTTCGACATGGAACAGATGGTCGAATTCTGCTCGCAGTTCGTCGATGAATTCAACAAGAATACAGGCAAGAGCCTTACCCGCGAAGAGTACAAGGCGGAACTCCGTAAGTATTTCCCGACACTCAAGCGCTGGCGTCTCCCGGCAGATCAACTGCCGCATGCCACATCGCCCATGAAGCAGAAGTTTATTGAAGAAGTCAACGCGCTGGGCATCAAGGACATGCCGAAAATTGACAACCTCTTTGTTCTGCAGGGCTCGTTCATCAATCAGGAATACAAGATCAACGGCAACAGCGTCAAGCTTTTAGACGATAACGCAAGCTACTGGGGCAACCAGGTCGAAAAGCAAAACGCCGAAGGCCGCTGCTTCGGAATCGCCTGCGACGAACGCTACATTCTCGTGAGCGAATACGGCAAGAATGGCGCCGATGCCGAAATCGTCGTATTCAAGAAACGGTAA
- a CDS encoding flavodoxin domain-containing protein — protein MNTIIIYGSRYGSTKRYAERLAEITGLKAVFFKDVKSVAGYDRIVYLGALCAGGIMGLKKTVCGLSASQELFVATVGLADPTDAENVYHIRGCLKKQVPTSHYDESKIFHLRGAIDYTRLSLKHRIMMKLLYSKVTKIPEAERNAEVRALIATYGKQVDFVNFDTLEPIAQILK, from the coding sequence ATGAACACTATTATCATCTACGGAAGCCGCTACGGCTCGACAAAACGCTACGCTGAACGCCTCGCCGAAATCACGGGGCTCAAGGCAGTTTTCTTTAAAGACGTGAAAAGCGTTGCCGGCTATGACCGCATCGTCTATCTGGGCGCTCTTTGCGCAGGCGGTATCATGGGCCTCAAGAAAACGGTTTGCGGCCTCTCTGCAAGTCAGGAACTGTTTGTCGCGACTGTCGGTCTCGCCGACCCGACCGATGCCGAAAATGTCTACCACATCAGGGGCTGCCTAAAGAAGCAGGTTCCTACATCGCATTACGACGAAAGTAAGATTTTCCATCTTCGCGGCGCCATCGATTACACCAGACTCAGCCTGAAACACAGAATCATGATGAAACTTTTGTATTCGAAGGTCACGAAAATCCCCGAAGCGGAGCGCAACGCCGAAGTCCGCGCCCTCATCGCCACCTACGGCAAGCAAGTGGACTTCGTGAATTTCGATACTCTGGAACCGATTGCTCAAATTTTGAAATAA
- a CDS encoding ACT domain-containing protein, whose protein sequence is MVIKKLDHKLTVCKVADVSDVDTGKDFYFIGKTDEEISLVCKTDDVPQNTIERDDGWRGFRIQGVLDFSLIGILSKLSAILAENGVGIFAISTFNTDYILVKAENFEKALKVLSDAGYDVV, encoded by the coding sequence ATGGTAATAAAGAAATTGGATCACAAACTAACAGTCTGTAAAGTAGCGGACGTTAGTGATGTCGATACGGGTAAGGATTTCTATTTCATTGGCAAGACCGACGAAGAAATATCCCTCGTATGCAAAACAGATGATGTACCTCAAAATACTATTGAACGAGATGATGGATGGCGAGGATTCCGTATTCAGGGTGTACTTGATTTTTCTCTTATAGGTATCCTTTCGAAACTCTCGGCTATTCTTGCAGAAAATGGCGTTGGAATTTTTGCGATATCCACTTTCAATACAGATTATATCCTTGTGAAAGCCGAAAATTTCGAGAAAGCGCTGAAAGTCTTGTCTGATGCGGGATATGACGTGGTGTGA
- the rseP gene encoding RIP metalloprotease RseP: MESIFSNVLMFVLGLLGLSFLVTIHELGHFLVAKWNNVKVNTFSVGFGKKLIRYRHGETEYCISAIPFGGYVAMAGENPDTLKEGQVPGERDFMGKSVGARAAIAFAGPFINIVFAFILLMVLYMVGVEEPATNDLIVGFVAKDSPALAAGIEPGDTITEINGKPTQGWDDFREQIGVSLGVSVPLTVHRGGEPLSITVVPEELVIPAQDSTSSEIAMGIGDIGIYPRNRVIVRLPPMAGSAAEKAGLAVGDTIFEINGEHISRYEEVVRIIDGSKGEPVNITVIRNGDTLTNSLTPVYNEDYKRYMVGIQMGYVLFRETKIVRRGPVDAFTKTCATSWKMTTSIFRYFKRMFQGQVKVDAFSGPVSIVAVMGNVWMSGFQDFLMLLALISINLGVMNLLPLAITDGGLLMFLGIEKLRGKPLSTKTQTIIQNVAAAFFISFFVFITILDFGKLSLFLK; the protein is encoded by the coding sequence ATGGAATCGATTTTCAGTAATGTTTTGATGTTTGTGCTCGGCCTACTTGGCTTGAGCTTCTTGGTGACCATTCACGAACTCGGCCACTTCTTGGTGGCCAAGTGGAATAATGTCAAGGTCAATACGTTCAGCGTCGGTTTCGGCAAAAAATTGATTCGTTACCGTCACGGCGAAACGGAATACTGCATTTCGGCAATTCCCTTTGGCGGTTACGTGGCCATGGCGGGCGAAAACCCGGATACGCTTAAGGAAGGTCAGGTCCCGGGCGAACGCGATTTTATGGGCAAGTCGGTGGGCGCTCGCGCAGCGATCGCATTTGCGGGCCCGTTCATCAATATCGTGTTTGCCTTCATCTTGTTGATGGTTCTTTACATGGTCGGTGTCGAAGAGCCGGCAACGAACGATTTGATCGTGGGCTTTGTCGCCAAAGATTCTCCGGCGCTTGCTGCTGGTATTGAACCCGGTGATACTATTACCGAAATCAACGGCAAGCCCACTCAGGGCTGGGATGATTTCCGCGAACAGATTGGCGTGAGTCTCGGCGTAAGCGTCCCGCTTACCGTGCACCGTGGCGGCGAACCGCTCTCGATTACGGTTGTCCCCGAAGAACTCGTGATTCCGGCGCAGGATTCTACTAGCTCCGAAATTGCGATGGGAATTGGCGACATTGGCATTTACCCGCGCAACCGCGTGATTGTGCGCTTGCCGCCGATGGCAGGCTCTGCCGCCGAAAAGGCGGGCCTTGCCGTGGGTGACACCATCTTTGAAATTAACGGCGAACATATTTCCCGCTACGAAGAAGTGGTGCGCATTATCGACGGTAGCAAGGGCGAACCCGTGAACATCACCGTTATCCGTAACGGCGATACGCTTACCAATTCGCTCACGCCGGTTTACAACGAAGATTACAAGCGTTACATGGTCGGCATCCAGATGGGCTATGTGCTCTTCCGCGAAACAAAAATTGTGCGCCGCGGTCCTGTGGATGCCTTCACGAAAACTTGTGCCACTAGCTGGAAAATGACCACGAGTATTTTCCGCTATTTCAAGCGCATGTTCCAGGGGCAGGTGAAGGTTGACGCGTTCTCCGGTCCGGTCTCCATTGTCGCCGTGATGGGTAACGTGTGGATGAGCGGCTTCCAAGACTTTTTGATGCTGCTTGCGCTCATCAGCATTAACCTGGGCGTCATGAACCTGCTTCCGCTCGCGATTACCGATGGCGGCCTCTTGATGTTCCTCGGTATCGAAAAGCTGCGCGGTAAGCCGCTTTCCACCAAGACGCAGACTATCATTCAAAACGTTGCCGCTGCCTTCTTCATCAGCTTCTTCGTGTTTATCACGATTCTAGATTTCGGCAAACTCTCGCTTTTCTTGAAATAG
- a CDS encoding glycoside hydrolase family 9 protein, with product MEYKFFALVAVSASVLASSAFAANAYINQVGFRPSDPKEFSLVGASGNVEIQDASGKTVLTVTPGVASFWDASGQNVQLVDISKLTAEGKYSIKVGGQTLRQDLVVKNNTFADVYKAAIKWFYYQRASMALESAYAGKWARAAGHTNATVELHNSTGASGTINSSKGWYDAGDYGRYIVNSGITTYTLLSLYEHFPEFFKTAKWNIPADGTLPDLLAEIKYNLDWMLTMQANDGSVYHKLTSLAFPGDVMPAQDNAKLYVIGKSAEAALDFAGVMAVAARVYKPFDSNYAAKCLDAAKKAYSWGSSNMSYHFTANPSDVATGAYEGNNAADEKLFAGTELAITTGDNSYKQNGSSEYVSYWGDLSGVATYGKATHASVFGDANEAKQKILGTADGFVNRTKSGFGVVMAKDDFVWGSNAVASNQGVWLLHAYYLTGDEKYYTAALKVLDYLLGKNPLDMSFVTGYGMKSPKMPHHRPSTSDNVEDPIPGMLVGGPQPGGEDVGSAAEWKCADYRTGNAATAYTDQRCSYATNEVAINWNAPLAYLAGALEALNAGYAPSFAANGVARKSTVSSSSSSAVSSSSQVASSSSVAPASSSSESLASSSSQWNPWVSSSSMTTAIHETLPASMQNKAAPRLRQNGHKLYVEKNGKRFDLLGNSIR from the coding sequence GTGGAATACAAATTTTTTGCTTTAGTCGCAGTTTCTGCGTCTGTTTTGGCGTCTTCGGCCTTTGCCGCTAACGCTTACATTAACCAGGTGGGTTTCCGCCCTTCCGATCCCAAGGAATTTTCGCTTGTCGGAGCCTCTGGCAATGTTGAAATCCAGGATGCCTCTGGCAAGACGGTGCTTACGGTAACGCCTGGCGTCGCCTCGTTTTGGGATGCAAGCGGCCAGAATGTACAGCTGGTCGATATTTCAAAATTGACCGCCGAGGGCAAGTACAGCATTAAGGTGGGCGGCCAGACACTTCGCCAAGATCTGGTGGTCAAGAACAATACCTTTGCCGACGTTTACAAGGCTGCTATCAAGTGGTTCTATTACCAGCGCGCCTCTATGGCTCTCGAAAGTGCATACGCGGGCAAGTGGGCTCGTGCTGCAGGCCATACGAATGCGACTGTCGAACTTCATAATTCTACGGGCGCTTCGGGCACTATCAATTCGAGCAAGGGCTGGTACGATGCCGGCGACTACGGACGCTATATCGTGAATTCGGGCATTACCACCTACACGCTCCTTTCGCTTTACGAACACTTCCCGGAATTTTTCAAGACGGCCAAGTGGAATATTCCTGCCGATGGAACTTTGCCGGATTTGCTCGCCGAAATCAAGTACAATTTGGACTGGATGCTTACCATGCAGGCCAATGACGGTAGCGTTTATCATAAGCTAACCTCTCTTGCTTTCCCTGGCGATGTGATGCCTGCGCAAGACAATGCAAAACTTTATGTTATCGGTAAGAGTGCCGAAGCCGCACTTGACTTTGCCGGTGTGATGGCGGTTGCTGCGCGCGTGTACAAGCCGTTTGATTCCAATTACGCCGCCAAGTGCCTTGATGCAGCCAAGAAGGCTTATAGCTGGGGCTCTTCGAATATGAGCTACCACTTTACCGCAAACCCCTCCGATGTGGCGACGGGTGCGTACGAAGGCAACAACGCGGCCGACGAAAAACTTTTTGCCGGCACGGAACTTGCCATTACCACGGGCGATAATTCTTACAAGCAGAATGGTTCTTCGGAATATGTGTCGTACTGGGGCGATCTTTCGGGCGTTGCCACTTATGGCAAGGCGACGCATGCATCTGTGTTTGGCGATGCAAACGAAGCCAAACAGAAAATCTTGGGCACTGCAGATGGTTTCGTGAACCGTACCAAGTCGGGCTTTGGCGTGGTGATGGCGAAAGATGACTTTGTGTGGGGCTCCAACGCCGTGGCCTCCAATCAGGGCGTATGGCTTTTGCATGCCTATTACCTCACCGGCGACGAAAAGTATTACACCGCAGCGCTCAAGGTGCTTGATTACTTGCTCGGCAAGAATCCGCTTGACATGTCATTTGTTACAGGTTACGGCATGAAGTCTCCCAAGATGCCGCACCACCGCCCGAGTACTTCGGACAACGTAGAAGATCCGATTCCGGGTATGCTTGTGGGTGGCCCGCAGCCCGGTGGCGAAGACGTTGGCTCTGCTGCCGAATGGAAGTGTGCCGATTACAGAACTGGCAATGCGGCGACCGCTTATACCGACCAACGTTGCAGCTACGCAACGAACGAAGTCGCTATCAACTGGAATGCACCTCTTGCTTACCTTGCTGGCGCTCTTGAAGCTCTGAACGCCGGTTATGCTCCCTCGTTTGCCGCCAATGGTGTTGCAAGAAAGTCTACTGTATCTTCATCGAGCTCCTCGGCAGTTTCGTCTAGTTCTCAGGTGGCTTCAAGCTCTTCTGTCGCTCCGGCATCCAGCTCTTCGGAATCGCTCGCTTCGAGTTCGTCGCAATGGAATCCGTGGGTTTCGAGCAGCTCCATGACTACGGCAATTCACGAAACTTTGCCCGCCAGCATGCAAAACAAGGCTGCTCCGCGCCTTCGCCAAAATGGTCATAAGCTCTATGTCGAAAAGAACGGCAAGCGCTTTGATCTTCTCGGCAACAGCATCCGTTAA